The following nucleotide sequence is from Dyella sp. BiH032.
TGTATCCGAATGGCTTCCTGCCGAACATTGCAACCAACGTGAAGGACGCGTCGCTCGCGGTCGGTTTCCGTGGGCCGCTGGGCGACAAGTGGGACTACGACGTCTCGCTCACCCACGGCCGCAGCCAGTTCGGCTTCGACGAGCGCCATTCGGCCAATGTGAGCTGGTGGTACGAGCCGCGCGATCCGGCCAATCCCGCGGCGGGCATCTACGGCGAGTCGCCGACCTCCGCGGACACCGGCACGCTGCGGCTCAACGAGACGACGTTCAACGCCGACGTGCGCGGTCCGATCGACTGGGGCATCGGCCATGACGCCCTGAACCTCGCCGCCGGTTTCGAGTGGCGCCGCGACAGCTATCAGATCCTGCCGGGCGACCCGGTGTCCTACACCTACGGCCGCAGCAACGATCGCGGCATTCCGATCTACGGCCAGACCGGCGACATCGCCCAGCCGGGCATGCAGGGTTTCCCCGGATTTTCGCCGAGCGAAGCGGTCAACCTGGGCCGCCACAACATCGCCTTTTACGTCGATGCGGAGTCGCAGGTGACGCAGCGGTTGCTGGTCGGCGCCGCCGTGCGCCACGAGCATTACTCGGACTTCGGCGGCACGACCACCGGCAAGGTGTCGCTGCGCTTCGACGCCAACGACAGTTTCGCCGTGCGCGGCACGCTCGCCACGGGCTTCCGTGCGCCGGGCGTGCAGCAGCTGTTCTACAGCCAGCGCTCGACCAACCTGGACCCCAGCGGCACGCTCACCGATACGTTGACGGCGCGGCAGAACAGCGCAGTGACGCGCGCCTTCGGCATCCAGCCGCTGAAGCAGGAGACCTCGCACAGCGGTACCGCGGGCATCGTGTACAAGCCGACCAATGACTTCACGCTGACGGTGGACGTGTTCCGGATCGACATCAAGAACCGCATCATTTTCTCCAGCAATATCGTGCCGGAGAGCATCGGCACCGACGGCAATCCCTGCGCGGCGAGCAATGCGAACTGCCCGATCCGCGCGATCCTCGCACCCTTCGGCGTCGGCCAGGTACTGTTCTTCACCAACGCGATCGATACGCGCACGAAGGGCATCGACGTGGTCGCGGAGAAAGGCTTCCGCTTCGACGATAGCTCCACGCTCGATCTCACCGCGCTGCTCAACTACAACAAGACCGACGTCACCAAGCGCAAGTCGCAGTCGGCCATCCTGCCGCCGGACAAGCTGTTCGACGATACGCAGGTCACGCTGATCGAGCAGGGCCAGCCGCGCGTCCACCATATCCTGCAGGGCATCTACCGCACGGGTCCGTGGGACTTCACCCTGCGCGGCAACTATTTCGGCCCGGTCAGCGGCGAAGGGTTCACCCCCGGCATCAAGCAGACCTGGAGCGGCAAGTGGCTGGCCGACGTGGCGATGGGCTACCGCTTCTCGCGCAACCTGAAACTGACGGTGGGCGCGGACAACGTGTTCGATACCTATCCGAACAAGTGGGATCCGAAGACCGGCGCGCCGTTCCCGCAGCTGGGCTTCACCTATGGATGGGAGACGCTGCCGTTCGGCGTCAACGGTGGCTATTACTACGCACGGCTGGACTTCAAGTTCTGACCGGGGCCGGTGGGTTTGGGGCGAGCCGCAGACGAACCCCAACCTGCCTATGCCGTGGCGTCCAGTTCGAACACGTGGTTGTCGTAGTCGCTGAAGTACAGCGCGCTGTCGCCGCGCGCCATCTGGTACTCGATGCCCAGCACGGCCAGGCGTTCGGCGCAGACGCGCAGTTCGGCCGCATCCACCGCGAAGGAAACGTGGTCGCCGTGCCGCGTGGAAGGCCCCATGCCCTTGACCAGTACGAAGCGGACACCGGCCAACTCCACGTGGGCTTCCTGGTGGTGGCTCCCGTCGCCGGGGCCCGGGTCCACGAGGCGGGCGTCGGGGAAGACGGCGGCGAACAGGCGTGCGGTCTGGTCCGGGTCGTGCACGATCAGGGCGATGTGGCTGATGGCCTTGGGCATGGCGGTTCCTCGCGGCGTCGCCAGAGTATGCGCGCGATGGCGCGAAACGGATGACAAGCCGGTTTCACGGCGCCGGTCACGCCAACCCCGGTATCGCCGCAGGCTAAACTTCGGCGC
It contains:
- a CDS encoding TonB-dependent receptor is translated as MLGISMSLAASAQDNPPADQQKAKTLEGVQVVGSRAKDRTAAETPAPVDVIGREQLESAGVVEVGQALQMLEPSFNFSRTFVSDGTDTIRPATLRGLGPDQVLVLVNGKRRHQQALVNVQQTIGRGSAGTDINAIPISAIERIEVLRDGAAAQYGSDAISGVINIVLKKQVGETDVSLTGGQTYKGDGFTRQGGINTGLRLGKDGYLNLTAEYRHRDPTNRAGPDMLRVDPPRVTQKLGDADTKDAYFWLNGGLPIAHGELYWFGGISQRKGDSFGFFRPAGDNRTIPALYPNGFLPNIATNVKDASLAVGFRGPLGDKWDYDVSLTHGRSQFGFDERHSANVSWWYEPRDPANPAAGIYGESPTSADTGTLRLNETTFNADVRGPIDWGIGHDALNLAAGFEWRRDSYQILPGDPVSYTYGRSNDRGIPIYGQTGDIAQPGMQGFPGFSPSEAVNLGRHNIAFYVDAESQVTQRLLVGAAVRHEHYSDFGGTTTGKVSLRFDANDSFAVRGTLATGFRAPGVQQLFYSQRSTNLDPSGTLTDTLTARQNSAVTRAFGIQPLKQETSHSGTAGIVYKPTNDFTLTVDVFRIDIKNRIIFSSNIVPESIGTDGNPCAASNANCPIRAILAPFGVGQVLFFTNAIDTRTKGIDVVAEKGFRFDDSSTLDLTALLNYNKTDVTKRKSQSAILPPDKLFDDTQVTLIEQGQPRVHHILQGIYRTGPWDFTLRGNYFGPVSGEGFTPGIKQTWSGKWLADVAMGYRFSRNLKLTVGADNVFDTYPNKWDPKTGAPFPQLGFTYGWETLPFGVNGGYYYARLDFKF